The Choloepus didactylus isolate mChoDid1 chromosome 13 unlocalized genomic scaffold, mChoDid1.pri SUPER_13_unloc1, whole genome shotgun sequence genome window below encodes:
- the LOC119524798 gene encoding LOW QUALITY PROTEIN: protein EFR3 homolog A-like (The sequence of the model RefSeq protein was modified relative to this genomic sequence to represent the inferred CDS: inserted 4 bases in 3 codons; substituted 1 base at 1 genomic stop codon), which produces MPAGHGAVCALCAALLSLRGGXARLGVTMPTXVCCCFSALRPRYKRLVDNIFPEDPKDGLVKAEMEKLTFYAVSXPEKLDRIGSYLAERLSRDVVRHRSXYVLIAVEALDQLLMACHSQSIKPFVESFLHVVAKLLESGEPKLQVLEQILIQIAGIRGIQGVVRKTVNNELRATIWEPQHMDKIVPSLLFNMQKIEEVDSRIGPPSSPSTAEKEENPSVLAENCFRELLDRTTFGNMNNAVRPVFALLDHHKLWDPNEFAVHCFKIIMYSIQAQYSHHVIQEIRGHLDAHKKDSPRVRAGIIQVLLEAVAIAAKGSIGPTVLEVFNTLLKHLCLSVEFEANDLQGGSVGSANLNTSSKVNDEKIVQNAIIETIGFFGSDLPDYQRSEIMMFIMGKVPVFGTTTHNLDISQLGDLGTRQIQIMLLRSLLMVTSGYKAKTIVTALPGSFLDPLLSPSLMEDYELRQLVLEVMHNLMDRHDNRAKLHGIRVIPDVADLKIKREKICRQDTSFMKKNGQQLYRHIYLGCKEEDNVQKNYELLYTSLALITIELANEEVVIDLIRLAIALQDSAIINEDNLPMFHRCGIMALVAAYLNFVSQMIAVPAFCQHVSKIIEIRTMEAPYFLPEHIFRDKCMLPRSLEKHDKSLYFLTNKIAESLGGSGYSVERLSVPYVPQETDEDRLSRRKSIVDTVSIQVDILPSNVPSDDVVSNTEEITFEALKKAIDTSGMEEQEKEKRHLVIEKFQKAPFEEIAAQCESKANLLHDRLAQILELTIRPPPSPSGTLAITSGHAQYQSVPVYEMKFPDLCVY; this is translated from the exons ATGCCGGCTGGGCATGGTGCGGTCTGCGCACTCTGCGCGGCCCTGCTGAGCCTCCGCGGCG GAGCGCGGCTCGGGGTCACCATGCCTACCTGAGTGTGCTGCTGCTTTTCTGCTTTGCGTCCTCGTTACAAACGCCTGGTGGACAACATTTTTCCTGAAGACCCCAAAGATGGCCTTGTTAAAGCTGAAATGGAGAAATTGACATTTTATGCAGTATC GCCAGAAAAACTGGATCGAATTGGTTCTTACCTGGCAGAAAGGTTGAGCAGGGATGTTGTCAGACATCGAT GGTATGTTTTAATTGCTGTGGAGGCATTGGACCAACTTCTTATGGCTTGTCATTCTCAAAGCATCAAACCATTTGTAGAAAGCTTTCTTCATGTGGTAGCAAAGCTGCTGGAATCAGGGGAACCAAAGCTTCAAGTCTTGGAACAAATTCTAATCCAAATTGCTGGAATCAGGGGTATTCAAGGTGTGGTTCGCAAAACAGTTAATAACGAACTTCGGGCTACCATTTGGGAACCCCAGCATATGGATAAGATTGTTCCATCTCTTCTGTTTAACATGCAAAAGATAGAAGAGGTCGACAGTCGAATAGgccctccttcttctccttccacAGCTGAGAAAGAAGAGAATCCTTCTGTGCTGGCTGAAAACTGTTTTAGAGAACTGCTGGACCGAACAACTTTTGGgaatatgaataatgctgttagaCCAGTTTTTGCACTCCTAGATCATCATAAACTATGGGATCCCAATGAATTTGCAGTTCACTGCTTTAAAATTATAATGTATTCCATTCAGGCTCAGTATTCTCACCATGTGATCCAGGAGATTCGAGGACACCTTGATGCACATAAAAAAGATTCTCCACGAGTTCGAGCAGGTATTATTCAGGTTCTGTTAGAGGCTGTCGCCATTGCTGCTAAGGGTTCCATAGGCCCCACAGTGCTGGAAGTTTTCAACACCCTACTGAAGCATCTGTGTCTCAGTGTTGAATTTGAAGCTAATGATTTACAGGGAGGATCTGTAGGCAGTGCCAACTTGAACACAAGTTCCAAAGTCAATGATGAGAAGATTGTGCAGAATGCTATTATCGAAACAATAGGATTTTTTGGAAGTGACCTACCAGATTATCAGAGGTCAGAAATCATGATGTTCATTATGGGGAAAGTACCTGTTTTTGGAACAACCACCCATAATTTGGATATCAGTCAACTAGGGGATTTGGGAACCAGGCAAATTCAGATAATGTTACTGAGATCTTTACTCATGGTGACCTCTGGATACAAAGCAAAAACAATTGTTACTGCACTACCTGGGTCTTTTCTGGATCCTTTGTTATCACCCTCTCTCATGGAAGACTATGAACTGAGACAGTTAGTTTTGGAAGTAATGCATAATCTTATGGATCGCCATGACAACAGGGCAAAACTTCACGGGATCAGAGTAATACCAGATGTAGCTGACctaaagattaaaagagaaaaaatttgtaGACAAGACACAAGTTTCATGAAAAAGAATGGGCAACAACTATACAGGCACATATATTTGGGCTGTAAAGAGGAAGACAATGTTCAGAAAAACTATGAGCTACTTTATACTTCTCTTGCTCTAATAACTATTGAACTGGCCAATGAAGAAGTGGTTATTGATCTCATTCGATTAGCCATTGCTTTACAGGACAGTGCAATTATCAATGAGGATAATTTGCCGATGTTCCATCGCTGTGGAATCATGGCACTGGTTGCAGCATACCTCAACTTTGTAAGTCAGATGATAGCTGTCCCTGCGTTTTGCCAGCATGTTAGCAAGATTATTGAAATTCGAACTATGGAAGCCCCTTATTTTCTACCAGAGCATATTTTCAGAGATAAGTGCATGCTTCCAAGGTCTTTAGAGAAGCATGACAAAAGTTTGTACTTTCTGACCAACAAGATTGCAGAGTCATTAGGTGGAAGTGGATACAGTGTGGAGAGATTGTCGGTACCATATGTGCcacaagaaacagatgaagatcGGCTTTCTAGAAGAAAGAGTATTGTGGACACTGTGTCCATTCAGGTGGATATTTTACCCAGCAATGTTCCTTCTGATGATGTGGTTAGTAACACTGAGGAAATcacctttgaagcactgaagaaAGCAATTGACACCAGTGGAATGGAAgaacaggagaaagaaaagaggcaTCTTGTGATAGAGAAATTCCAGAAAGCACCTTTCGAAGAAATAGCAGCACAGTGTGAATCCAAGGCAAATTTGCTTCATGATAGACTTGCTCAGATTTTGGAACTCACCATACGTCCTCCTCCAAGTCCGTCAGGAACACTGGCCATTACTTCTGGGCATGCCCAATACCAGTCTGTCCCGGTTTATGAGATGAAGTTTCCAGATCTGTGTGTGTACTGA